The Humulus lupulus chromosome 4, drHumLupu1.1, whole genome shotgun sequence genome has a window encoding:
- the LOC133828943 gene encoding peroxidase 65-like produces MVFPPLLLLVLLSFSPFVIVESKLSLDYYNKKCPDFGKIIRETVTAKQISNPTTAAGTLRLFFHDCMVEGCDASVLISSNHAKDTERDADLNFSLPGDAFDVVVRAKTALELSCPGIVSCSDILAQTTRDLIIMVGGPFYKVRLGRKDGMVSKASLVEGSIPRVNHTMDQMIKLFENKGFTVQEMVALTGAHTIGFSHCKEFADRLFHFNKPNTTDPEIHPLFAAALKITCANYTKDPGMSAFNDVMTPGKFDNMYYKNLKKGLGLLSSDNAMLKDPRTKPIIELYATDQQRFFDAFSHAMEKLSVYEVKTGRKGEVRRKCDAFN; encoded by the exons ATGGTGTTTCCTCCTCTTCTCCTCCTCGTCCTTCTCTCCTTTAGTCCTTTCGTCATCGTCGAATCAAAGCTCTCTCTTGACTATTACAACAAAAAATGTCCTGATTTTGGGAAGATCATAAGGGAGACCGTCACAGCAAAACAGATATCAAATCCCACCACCGCCGCAGGCACTCTCCGGCTCTTCTTCCATGACTGCATGGTGGAGGGTTGCGATGCCTCTGTGTTAATCTCTTCAAATCATGCCAAGGACACCGAACGTGACGCCGACCTTAACTTCTCCCTCCCCGGTGATGCATTTGATGTTGTTGTTCGTGCCAAGACTGCTCTTGAGCTTTCTTGCCCTGGCATTGTCTCTTGTTCAGACATCCTCGCTCAGACCACCCGGGACCTCATCATCATGGTTGGTGGCCCTTTTTATAAG GTTCGACTTGGACGCAAGGATGGCATGGTGTCCAAAGCTTCTCTTGTAGAAGGAAGCATTCCAAGGGTCAATCACACCATGGACCAGATGATCAAACTCTTTGAAAACAAAGGTTTTACTGTCCAAGAAATGGTGGCGTTAACCGGCGCCCACACCATCGGATTCTCTCATTGCAAAGAGTTCGCCGACCGGTTATTCCATTTCAACAAACCCAACACTACTGACCCAGAGATCCACCCATTGTTTGCCGCAGCATTGAAGATTACCTGTGCCAATTACACAAAAGACCCAGGCATGTCTGCCTTCAATGATGTTATGACACCAGGGAAGTTTGACAACATGTACTACAAGAACTTGAAGAAAGGTTTGGGACTTTTGTCTTCAGACAATGCTATGCTCAAGGATCCAAGAACAAAACCGATCATTGAATTATACGCAACTGATCAACAACGATTCTTCGATGCATTTTCTCACGCCATGGAGAAATTGAGTGTCTATGAAGTCAAGACTGGCCGAAAGGGAGAGGTTAGGAGAAAGTGTGATGCTTTTAACTAA
- the LOC133832136 gene encoding zinc finger protein GIS3-like, translating to MGEKSLRLFGFEVNPHADGKSHSEENRSLMSIDEAGFQVEDTDAKSDGSICQLEQKKYRCEFCHREFINSQALGGHQNAHSKERLKKKRMLLQIKKAKLYPQPKESSTESLSLASTLQIKSKSRYKSCSPVWLVGLMFQFLVINYYVWLKQMKGRLVIDSDNVDH from the exons ATGGGAGAAAAAAGCCTTAGATTATTTGGTTTTGAAGTGAATCCTCATGCTGATGGCAAGAGTCATTCGGAAGAAAACAGAAGTTTGATGTCCATAGATGAAGCTGGTTTCCAAGTGGAAGATACTGATGCAAAATCAGATGGTTCAATATGTCAACTAGAGCAAAAGAAGTATAGATGTGAGTTCTGTCATAGAGAGTTCATTAACTCACAGGCATTGGGAGGTCACCAGAATGCCCACAGTAAGGAGAGGCTAAAGAAGAAAAGAATGCTACTACAAATTAAGAAAGCCAAGCTTTATCCTCAACCAAAGGAAAGCTCCACTG AGAGCCTCTCATTAGCTTCAACTCTTCAGATCAAAAGCAAGTCTAGATATAAATCCTGTAGCCCTGTGTGGCTAGTTGGTCTCATGTTTCAGTTCCTTGTCAT AAACTATTATGTTTGGCTGAAACAAATGAAAGGTAGATTAGTGATTGACAGTGACAACGTTGATCACTGA